The following are encoded in a window of Paraburkholderia hospita genomic DNA:
- a CDS encoding WD40 repeat domain-containing protein, protein MADEAVESGHEGLSAEALTPTRPWPGLASFTEADQYFFRGRENEAEELARLVRREVLTVLFGRSGLGKTSLLNAGLFPRLRENLHVPVMIRLAHGAALPLRDQVWQALAAACSAAGVDATAPLPEASLWEHFHRAGAGFWNTRNRAVIPVLVFDQFEELFTLGQVDEETRRRAASFVNELSDLIENRPPEALRQALDSGAVPAQSIDFSRRDCKVVLSFREDFLADVEGLRVNIPSLMRNRYRLLPMDGYQARAVIDSGGALVAPMVAERIIGLAWRNRAEAPSADDYSRMEVDPALLSVICSELNLRRIAQGSDHIGAELVASAEREILVDFYERSLRDVDPRVRVFIEDELITDAGHRDSYALDDALVLPGISRTDIERLVAGRLLRVDERFGVRRLELTHDVLTRVVKDSRDARQARDAAAAAAARVREALEIQRRNRRNAMWVGAAFVFAMALLLGAGYAAYEATVQRHRASIAQNDAVAAKQQLVKETEKSIQAKLAIEEAQQQMQRAAVELQKMGDSAAEADRRAKEAQAVAVKDAELAAIQQKRADEATAHAGQLTRDAIISGVIANASAEDAEHPDRALLLGAEASHAAPVRLDAQLAQLARLIADEGVHKMMRIGDKVTASATSPDGKRMAMGTNGGDVIDLDLTTWTVLRRWRGHEAAVLALAYDQDASRLISADAKSTVIAWQARDAKEIGRVSVGDAPDIKKIVVSHHGQFVAVAGHSVHVLTMPGQPGVPVLKRLGTGDGQCLGFDRDDATLLYGSGDSIVVAPLPGTGTGTEAGTGTAPSPRATRPLLARTPDCRFDALLHANPDGKRVVELRDESTDSVIGTLDAGEGEGELQAVFESGGGFFALRNGRTTSVWKIQPLQKIGTVADESGKAVRMSLSPDGRWLATALANGQEIVQPTSGGRARVKTRQGQRVAAFQFSPNGDTVAYQIDQQETLYTIWSLAPGSVLRSGKSLYHAEEVEFNRNGKVLATVPAGTDIADFWNPDDAAQLRSERGMRRAEFSPDGSLLAIQRANGTVDVLEMTGHARLQLQKPVDAEVERFAISWDNRRLAITLSDGSIHVYEITRAGHETVLSGKRESEVVAFSPDGRVLAVAGGDGVVRLFRFGSQKAMTELPDPHKDRVRQLAFSPDGKRLVSGGDDEMAILHDVESGQTVAKFGPHDGPVDRLVFIGNGEALVSGDAKGERQVWDLRKGSQLARLRAAGGIVSSVDISPGGRRVAVLHEDQTVSLRNWDSESMLADACAIANRNLDCAEWRQFMSGVPYRKTCAALPAPKPVCQ, encoded by the coding sequence ATGGCTGATGAAGCGGTTGAATCTGGGCACGAAGGACTGTCGGCAGAGGCGCTGACGCCGACGCGCCCCTGGCCAGGCCTCGCGTCTTTCACTGAGGCGGACCAGTACTTTTTCCGCGGCCGGGAGAACGAGGCGGAAGAACTCGCGCGGCTGGTGCGCCGTGAAGTACTGACCGTCCTGTTCGGCCGCTCGGGGTTAGGAAAGACCTCGTTGCTCAATGCGGGACTTTTTCCGCGTTTGCGCGAGAATCTGCACGTGCCCGTGATGATACGTCTCGCGCACGGCGCCGCTTTGCCGCTGCGCGACCAGGTCTGGCAGGCGCTCGCCGCCGCTTGCAGCGCCGCTGGTGTCGACGCAACCGCGCCGCTGCCGGAGGCGTCATTGTGGGAACACTTTCATCGCGCCGGCGCCGGGTTCTGGAACACGCGCAACCGGGCTGTGATACCTGTGCTGGTTTTCGACCAGTTCGAAGAGTTGTTCACGCTCGGCCAGGTCGACGAGGAGACGCGCCGTCGCGCTGCCAGCTTCGTCAACGAGCTTTCAGACCTGATTGAAAACCGGCCGCCGGAAGCGTTGCGTCAAGCGCTCGATTCCGGCGCGGTACCCGCGCAGAGCATCGATTTCAGCCGTCGGGACTGCAAGGTCGTCCTGAGCTTTCGCGAAGACTTCCTGGCGGACGTGGAAGGCTTGCGCGTGAACATCCCGTCGCTAATGCGCAACCGATACCGCCTGTTGCCGATGGACGGCTACCAGGCCCGAGCGGTGATCGACAGCGGCGGCGCGCTCGTGGCGCCGATGGTGGCCGAACGCATCATCGGTCTCGCGTGGCGCAATCGCGCCGAAGCGCCTTCGGCAGACGACTACAGCCGGATGGAGGTCGATCCCGCGCTCCTGAGCGTGATCTGCAGCGAACTCAATTTGCGTCGTATCGCACAGGGTAGCGATCACATCGGTGCCGAGCTGGTGGCGAGCGCCGAGCGCGAGATACTGGTCGATTTCTATGAGCGCTCACTGCGAGACGTCGACCCGCGTGTGCGCGTGTTTATCGAGGATGAGCTGATCACGGACGCTGGCCATCGGGACAGCTATGCGCTCGATGATGCGCTCGTGCTGCCCGGTATCTCACGCACCGATATCGAGCGGCTCGTGGCTGGCCGGCTGCTGCGCGTCGATGAACGCTTCGGCGTGCGCAGGCTCGAACTTACCCATGATGTGCTGACGCGCGTTGTCAAGGACAGTCGCGATGCGCGGCAGGCCCGTGACGCGGCGGCCGCGGCGGCCGCGCGCGTGCGTGAGGCGTTGGAGATACAGCGGCGTAACCGTCGCAACGCGATGTGGGTTGGCGCCGCCTTCGTGTTTGCAATGGCTTTGCTGCTCGGTGCGGGATACGCCGCATACGAAGCGACGGTGCAACGACACCGTGCGAGTATCGCGCAGAATGACGCCGTAGCCGCGAAGCAGCAGTTGGTCAAGGAGACCGAGAAATCGATCCAGGCGAAGCTCGCAATCGAGGAAGCCCAGCAACAGATGCAGCGGGCGGCAGTGGAGTTGCAAAAGATGGGCGACTCCGCAGCCGAGGCAGATCGTCGTGCGAAAGAGGCGCAGGCGGTCGCAGTGAAGGACGCCGAGTTGGCAGCGATTCAGCAGAAGCGGGCAGACGAAGCCACCGCGCATGCCGGGCAACTGACTCGCGATGCGATTATCTCCGGCGTGATTGCCAACGCCAGCGCCGAGGACGCGGAGCATCCCGATCGCGCGCTGCTGCTGGGCGCCGAAGCCAGCCACGCCGCCCCAGTGCGACTGGATGCGCAGCTTGCGCAACTAGCGCGGCTGATTGCTGACGAAGGCGTGCACAAGATGATGCGGATCGGCGATAAGGTGACCGCGTCAGCAACCAGCCCTGACGGCAAACGGATGGCCATGGGCACCAACGGTGGCGACGTCATCGATCTGGACCTGACGACCTGGACCGTGCTGCGGCGCTGGAGAGGCCACGAAGCGGCCGTGCTGGCGTTGGCGTACGACCAGGACGCGTCACGTCTCATATCCGCCGATGCAAAGAGTACCGTCATCGCCTGGCAAGCGCGCGATGCGAAGGAAATCGGGCGTGTCTCTGTCGGCGATGCCCCCGACATCAAAAAGATTGTCGTCAGTCACCACGGCCAGTTCGTCGCGGTTGCAGGCCATTCAGTTCACGTGTTGACGATGCCCGGCCAACCGGGTGTCCCAGTGCTGAAGCGCCTTGGCACTGGCGACGGTCAATGCCTTGGATTCGACCGCGACGACGCCACGCTGCTCTATGGTTCCGGGGATAGCATTGTCGTCGCACCGCTCCCCGGCACCGGCACTGGCACCGAGGCCGGCACCGGGACCGCACCGTCGCCCAGGGCCACACGCCCCTTGCTCGCGCGCACACCCGACTGCCGGTTCGATGCGTTGCTCCACGCCAACCCCGACGGCAAGCGCGTCGTCGAGCTTCGCGACGAATCAACGGACTCGGTCATCGGAACGTTGGACGCAGGCGAAGGCGAAGGCGAACTACAGGCGGTCTTCGAGTCCGGAGGCGGCTTTTTTGCGCTTCGAAATGGCCGAACGACCAGCGTGTGGAAGATACAACCTCTGCAAAAGATCGGCACGGTTGCGGATGAAAGCGGCAAGGCCGTTCGCATGTCATTGAGCCCGGACGGCCGCTGGCTGGCCACAGCCCTGGCCAACGGCCAGGAGATCGTTCAGCCGACCAGCGGCGGCCGGGCCCGAGTCAAGACCAGGCAAGGACAGCGCGTTGCCGCCTTCCAGTTTTCGCCGAATGGGGACACCGTCGCGTACCAGATCGATCAACAGGAGACGCTGTACACCATATGGTCGCTCGCGCCAGGGTCGGTGTTGCGGTCCGGCAAATCCCTGTACCACGCCGAGGAGGTGGAATTCAACCGCAACGGCAAGGTTCTGGCGACCGTTCCCGCAGGCACGGATATCGCCGACTTCTGGAATCCTGATGATGCTGCGCAATTGCGCAGCGAACGGGGCATGCGCCGCGCCGAATTTAGTCCTGATGGTTCGCTCCTCGCTATTCAGCGCGCCAACGGCACTGTCGATGTACTGGAGATGACGGGCCATGCCCGTCTGCAGCTTCAGAAGCCGGTGGATGCCGAAGTAGAGCGCTTTGCTATAAGTTGGGACAATCGACGCCTTGCGATCACGCTGTCCGATGGTTCGATTCATGTGTACGAGATCACCCGGGCCGGACACGAAACCGTGCTGTCGGGGAAGCGCGAGTCCGAAGTCGTCGCGTTTAGCCCCGACGGCCGGGTGCTCGCGGTGGCGGGCGGCGATGGCGTCGTGCGCCTGTTCCGCTTCGGGTCGCAAAAGGCCATGACAGAATTGCCTGATCCGCATAAGGATCGCGTGCGTCAGCTGGCATTCAGTCCTGACGGCAAGCGGCTCGTATCGGGGGGCGACGATGAGATGGCGATCCTGCACGACGTCGAAAGCGGACAAACCGTGGCCAAATTCGGCCCTCATGACGGCCCGGTTGACCGGCTGGTGTTCATTGGCAACGGCGAGGCGCTCGTCAGCGGTGACGCGAAGGGGGAACGCCAGGTGTGGGACCTCCGCAAGGGGAGCCAACTGGCCCGGCTGCGTGCCGCGGGCGGCATTGTATCAAGCGTGGACATCAGTCCAGGCGGACGTCGCGTGGCCGTGCTGCATGAGGATCAGACCGTGTCGCTGCGTAACTGGGACAGCGAGTCGATGCTGGCAGATGCTTGCGCGATTGCGAATCGGAATCTTGACTGTGCGGAGTGGCGGCAGTTTATGTCGGGGGTGCCTTATCGGAAGACGTGTGCGGCGTTGCCTGCGCCGAAGCCGGTTTGTCAGTGA
- a CDS encoding MmgE/PrpD family protein produces MSVIDRRRFLKTSAVGALASAAASKAVFADSPDTAAPASAPAPASSTNARPPKVTRILAEFIVKTGYQDLPAPARKEGVRTLMNWVGVAVGGSHDETVNRAVAALTPFSGPPQANLLGRSERFDIMNAAFINGVSSHIFDYDDTHLKTIIHPAGPVASAILAYSQYHPVSGKDFLNALVLGVETELRIGNAVYPNHYDVGWHITGTCGVFGSAAATGKLMGLSVQQMVWALGLAASQPVGLRESFGSMNKSFNPGRAAANGIFAALLAARDYTSSDGMIEAKRGWANTISTKQDYREITEALGTRYESTLNTYKPFACGIVIHPAIDAAIQLRNQYHLTADQIDHIDLRVHPLVIELTGKKTPQIGLEGKFSIYHAVAIAVIDGAGGEKQFSDAKVRDPVTVALREKVNAIIDPAIKPEQVDMTITLKDGRKLHKFIQHAIGSTEVPMTDQQLEKKFADLADGILSPTQTRALIEKCWHVEQLDSASEIALAALPQ; encoded by the coding sequence ATGTCCGTCATCGACCGACGACGCTTTCTGAAAACCAGTGCCGTTGGAGCTTTGGCATCGGCGGCCGCCAGCAAGGCGGTTTTCGCCGACTCGCCCGATACCGCCGCGCCCGCTTCCGCGCCTGCGCCCGCTAGCAGCACAAATGCACGCCCGCCGAAGGTCACGCGCATCCTCGCGGAGTTCATCGTCAAGACCGGTTACCAGGACTTGCCCGCGCCCGCCCGCAAGGAAGGCGTGCGAACCTTGATGAACTGGGTCGGCGTTGCTGTCGGCGGTTCGCACGATGAAACGGTGAATCGCGCGGTCGCCGCCCTGACGCCATTCTCGGGGCCGCCACAGGCGAACCTGCTGGGCCGCAGCGAGCGCTTCGACATCATGAACGCGGCCTTCATCAACGGCGTCAGCAGCCATATCTTCGACTACGACGACACGCATCTGAAGACGATCATTCACCCGGCAGGGCCCGTCGCTTCCGCGATTCTGGCGTACTCGCAATACCATCCCGTGTCGGGCAAGGATTTTTTGAACGCGCTCGTGCTAGGCGTCGAAACGGAATTGCGGATCGGCAATGCGGTGTATCCCAATCACTACGATGTCGGCTGGCACATCACGGGCACATGCGGCGTATTCGGCTCGGCGGCGGCAACGGGCAAGCTGATGGGGCTAAGCGTTCAGCAAATGGTTTGGGCATTGGGCCTTGCGGCGTCTCAGCCGGTCGGCTTGCGCGAATCGTTCGGTTCGATGAACAAGAGCTTCAACCCGGGGCGCGCGGCCGCGAACGGCATCTTCGCGGCTCTGCTGGCTGCCAGGGACTACACCAGTTCGGATGGCATGATCGAAGCGAAGCGGGGTTGGGCGAACACCATCAGCACCAAACAGGATTACCGCGAAATCACCGAAGCGCTGGGCACGCGTTACGAATCGACGCTGAACACCTACAAGCCGTTTGCGTGCGGCATCGTCATTCATCCGGCAATCGACGCGGCAATCCAGCTTCGCAATCAATATCACCTGACGGCCGATCAGATCGACCATATTGATCTTCGCGTGCATCCGCTCGTCATCGAACTGACCGGCAAGAAGACGCCGCAGATCGGGCTCGAAGGCAAGTTCAGCATCTATCATGCGGTCGCGATTGCCGTGATCGACGGCGCGGGCGGCGAAAAACAGTTCAGCGACGCGAAAGTGCGCGACCCGGTGACGGTTGCCCTGCGCGAGAAGGTGAACGCAATCATCGATCCCGCGATCAAGCCCGAACAGGTCGACATGACCATCACGCTCAAGGATGGCCGCAAGTTGCACAAGTTTATTCAGCATGCGATCGGCAGCACCGAAGTGCCGATGACCGATCAGCAACTCGAGAAGAAGTTCGCCGACCTCGCCGACGGCATTCTTTCGCCAACTCAAACGCGTGCATTGATCGAAAAGTGCTGGCACGTCGAGCAATTGGACAGCGCGAGTGAGATCGCACTGGCCGCGCTGCCGCAGTAG
- a CDS encoding GntR family transcriptional regulator yields MNQNVDRSKLEEDGESSRVGEIVDWVARGIIEGRLSPGDDLNSVDLAKRFNVSRTPVREALFVLSREGLVDWSPRRRPRVSALKLVDVREIYQLRAILYAQVSTAIVERATDTDIESLWHAHGRLAEAAAQGDVDGYFWANVAFRDEELRVCGNGIFKEVLDSMRMRTNRLRRLSTSLPGRLQRSCSDHQRLCEAYAERDGVLAAALNRSIVFSALQAIEQAWEQVPVGVDSVGADER; encoded by the coding sequence GTGAATCAGAATGTCGACAGAAGCAAGCTCGAGGAGGACGGTGAATCGTCGCGTGTCGGCGAGATCGTCGACTGGGTGGCGCGCGGCATCATTGAAGGGCGCCTTTCGCCGGGCGACGATCTGAACTCCGTCGATCTCGCGAAACGGTTCAACGTCAGCCGCACACCAGTGCGCGAAGCGCTGTTCGTGTTGAGTCGCGAAGGATTGGTCGACTGGTCGCCGCGCAGGCGTCCACGGGTGTCGGCGCTGAAGTTGGTGGACGTGCGCGAGATCTATCAGTTGCGCGCGATTCTTTACGCACAGGTATCGACGGCCATCGTCGAACGCGCCACCGACACTGACATCGAATCGCTATGGCATGCCCATGGTCGTCTTGCGGAGGCCGCCGCTCAAGGCGACGTCGACGGCTATTTCTGGGCAAATGTCGCATTTCGCGACGAAGAACTTCGGGTATGCGGCAACGGCATCTTCAAGGAGGTGCTGGATTCGATGCGCATGCGTACCAACCGTTTGCGCCGGTTGAGCACGTCGTTGCCGGGGCGTTTGCAGCGTTCGTGCTCCGATCATCAGCGCTTGTGCGAAGCCTACGCGGAGCGAGACGGCGTGCTGGCCGCAGCGCTCAACCGGTCGATCGTGTTCAGCGCGCTTCAGGCAATCGAACAGGCGTGGGAGCAGGTGCCTGTTGGCGTTGACAGCGTCGGCGCTGACGAGAGGTAG
- a CDS encoding GntR family transcriptional regulator, translating into MEESVHSFRAGFAVTAEEEAYAYVLYRIRMGKYRAGDRLIPEEIAAEIDTSRMPVREAFRRLASEGLVVIRPNRGAIVRGLDADEMEEVFCMRGALEGLAAKLALPGIMPAHIAELARLIEVMESHEQDAHQWVSAHRNFHEYLCQLSGRKRLVAQIAGLHTVVEPHMRLWLQLADKQMTSRDDHTTIIDAIKSGDPMAVEATVREHIEATVPALRQWMTSGR; encoded by the coding sequence ATGGAAGAAAGCGTTCATTCCTTTCGCGCAGGATTCGCCGTCACGGCGGAAGAAGAGGCATATGCCTATGTGCTGTATCGCATCCGCATGGGTAAGTACCGCGCCGGCGACCGCCTGATCCCCGAAGAGATAGCGGCCGAGATCGACACGAGCCGCATGCCCGTGCGCGAAGCATTCCGCAGGCTCGCAAGCGAGGGTCTCGTCGTCATCAGGCCAAACCGCGGCGCGATCGTCCGCGGGCTGGATGCCGACGAAATGGAAGAGGTCTTCTGCATGCGTGGCGCGCTCGAGGGACTTGCAGCGAAGCTGGCGCTGCCGGGCATCATGCCCGCGCACATCGCTGAACTCGCACGGCTGATCGAAGTGATGGAAAGCCACGAGCAGGACGCGCATCAGTGGGTGAGCGCGCATCGGAATTTCCATGAGTATCTGTGTCAGTTGAGCGGCCGCAAACGTCTGGTCGCGCAGATTGCCGGACTGCATACCGTCGTCGAGCCTCACATGCGTCTGTGGCTGCAACTTGCCGACAAGCAGATGACTTCGCGCGACGACCACACGACGATCATCGACGCCATCAAAAGCGGTGACCCCATGGCCGTCGAGGCGACCGTGCGAGAGCACATCGAAGCGACGGTGCCGGCGCTGCGTCAATGGATGACGTCGGGCCGCTAG
- a CDS encoding ABC transporter substrate-binding protein: MKRLVKNLLGLAICVLALNAHAKEWKDIRIGYEGAYPPFSSIQPDGKPVGFDIDIIHALCAQMHANCTLVQINWDGLIPALQAEKIDAIVASVAITAERKQKVDFTEKYYNSPRRLIASKASPIKDATPAELKGKRVGVQRGTLADKYASAYWAQGGVQIVRYATQDEAYMDLRSGRLDAGLQDATAAYSAFLTKPEGENFKFIGQPILGATPEQKALLGEGYGIPVRKGDDDLKQQFNQAIDAIRANGVYLSIEKKYFNFDIY, from the coding sequence ATGAAACGACTCGTGAAGAATCTGCTGGGACTGGCCATCTGCGTGCTGGCCCTGAATGCACATGCGAAGGAATGGAAAGACATTCGCATCGGCTACGAGGGCGCTTATCCGCCGTTCTCGTCGATTCAGCCGGACGGCAAACCGGTGGGCTTCGATATCGACATCATTCACGCACTATGCGCGCAGATGCATGCGAACTGCACGCTGGTACAGATCAACTGGGACGGCCTGATTCCCGCATTGCAGGCCGAGAAGATCGACGCGATCGTCGCGTCCGTTGCGATCACGGCTGAGCGTAAGCAGAAAGTCGACTTCACGGAAAAGTACTACAACTCGCCACGCAGACTGATCGCATCGAAAGCGAGCCCGATCAAGGACGCAACGCCTGCCGAACTGAAGGGCAAGCGCGTCGGCGTGCAGCGGGGCACGCTGGCCGATAAGTATGCGAGTGCGTACTGGGCGCAGGGCGGCGTGCAGATCGTGCGCTATGCGACGCAGGACGAGGCTTATATGGATCTTCGCTCGGGCCGTCTCGACGCAGGGCTGCAGGACGCGACGGCTGCATACAGCGCATTTCTGACCAAACCGGAAGGCGAGAACTTCAAGTTCATCGGGCAGCCGATTCTCGGCGCGACGCCGGAACAGAAGGCGCTGCTCGGTGAAGGCTATGGCATCCCCGTGCGCAAGGGAGATGACGATCTGAAGCAGCAGTTCAACCAGGCTATCGACGCGATCCGCGCAAACGGCGTGTATCTGTCGATCGAGAAGAAGTACTTCAATTTCGACATCTACTGA
- a CDS encoding ABC transporter permease, giving the protein MLELQRYFPALLQGAGITLVLAVLSVVLAVCLGMAGAVAKLYGSRAVVSMASAYTTLVRGVPEFVMMLLVFYGGQLILNQLASWVGLHAPDVNAFVAAVLTIGFIFGAYYTETFRGAILSVPRGQMEAARAYGFSGWLAFRRILFPQMMRLALPAAVNNWLVLLKATAIASLIGLHDVMFIADQAGRTTQAPMTFYLAACAVYLVVTSGSTACLARARTYLHRGVREGSLHR; this is encoded by the coding sequence ATGCTCGAACTCCAGCGGTATTTCCCCGCGCTTTTACAGGGCGCCGGAATTACGCTCGTCCTCGCTGTGCTGTCCGTGGTGCTCGCGGTGTGCCTGGGCATGGCTGGCGCGGTGGCAAAGCTGTACGGCTCGCGGGCGGTCGTCTCGATGGCTTCGGCCTACACGACGCTGGTCCGCGGTGTGCCCGAGTTCGTGATGATGCTGCTCGTGTTTTACGGCGGGCAACTGATCCTCAACCAGCTGGCGTCATGGGTGGGTCTTCATGCACCGGACGTCAACGCTTTCGTTGCGGCCGTGTTGACTATCGGTTTCATCTTCGGCGCCTATTACACGGAGACGTTTCGCGGCGCGATTCTGAGCGTGCCGCGCGGCCAGATGGAGGCGGCGCGTGCCTACGGCTTTTCGGGCTGGCTTGCGTTCCGACGCATCCTGTTCCCACAGATGATGCGCCTCGCGCTTCCCGCTGCCGTCAATAACTGGCTGGTTCTGCTCAAGGCGACGGCCATTGCGTCGCTGATCGGCCTGCACGACGTGATGTTCATTGCCGACCAGGCGGGCCGCACGACGCAGGCACCGATGACGTTCTACCTTGCGGCCTGCGCGGTGTATCTGGTGGTGACATCGGGCTCGACGGCCTGTCTTGCGCGCGCACGCACGTATCTTCACAGAGGTGTTCGGGAAGGGAGCCTGCACCGATGA